In Cryptomeria japonica chromosome 10, Sugi_1.0, whole genome shotgun sequence, a genomic segment contains:
- the LOC131037666 gene encoding ADP,ATP carrier protein 1, chloroplastic: MEAVAVRRIGNGFIPAANGPSTGKNGNFGAASKVSFRLSTGFSRQKSEVLSVVGRHDKSGLVGSSESKNLFGSSRPENGKLYKRRRSELQVCRASASAAIDSVGGDGFAVPAPKKFMGVEVITLKKVIPLGLMFFCILFNYTILRDTKDVLVVTANGSSAEIIPFLKTWVNLPMAIGFMVVYTKLSNVLSKKALFYACIVPFIAFFGAFAFLLYPLNNVIHPTALADKLLQFLGPSFLGPIAILRIWSFCLFYVMAELWGSVVVSVLFWGFANQITTVDEAKQFYPLFGLGANIALIFSGRTVKYFSNLRKNLGPGVDGWAVSLKGMMSIVVVLGFTICGIYWWVNKYVVNDPTLPKAVARKKKEKPKMGMMESFKFLLTSRYVRDLATLVVAYGISINLVEVTWKSKLKAQFPSPNEYSAFMGDFSTCTGIATFSMMLLSRVIFRKYGWGVAATITPTVLLATGVAFFGLILCGEPLAPVLGKFGLTPLLAAVYVGALQNIFSKSAKYSLFDPCKEMAYIPLDEDTKIKGKAAIDVVCNPLGKSGGALIQQFLILTFGSLANSTPYLGGILLVIVLAWLAAARSLDSQFTPLVKKDLKSKYLERKLSTVTSKLKGSLKAKQEVAYRFMSSLNSKGFIEGKYVPVVDGIPILKEEQEQEQQQKEDVVEEANLNLQPKPTRTIQEEETLDKSESQVKATSSTSETDSNGYAIKDSETLESDSTTPIA; encoded by the exons ATGGAGGCGGTTGCAGTGAGGCGCATAGGCAATGGGTTCATCCCCGCTGCAAATGGGCCTTCAACGGGGAAAAATGGAAACTTTGGGGCAGCCAGTAAGGTGTCCTTCAGATTGAGTACTGGTTTTTCCAGGCAAAAATCTGAGGTTTTGAGTGTGGTGGGTAGACATGATAAGTCTGGGCTAGTGGGTTCTTCTGAGAGCAAGAATCTGTTTGGTTCTTCAAGGCCCGAGAATGGAAAGCTTTACAAGCGAAGAAGATCAGAACTGCAAGTATGCAGAGCCTCGGCCTCTGCGGCCATTGATTCAGTTGGGGGTGATGGTTTTGCAGTTCCAGCCCCAAAGAAATTCATGGGTGTTGAGGTAATCACATTGAAGAAGGTCATACCTCTCGGGCTCATGTTTTTCTGTATTCTTTTCAACTACACAATCCTGAGAGATACCAAGGATGTGCTCGTGGTGACTGCCAACGGAAGCAGTGCTGAGATCATTCCTTTTCTGAAGACTTGGGTGAATTTGCCAATGGCCATTGGGTTCATGGTTGTGTAcacaaagctctcaaatgttttgtCAAAGAAGGCTCTTTTCTATGCATGCATAGTTCCTTTTATTGCCTTCTTTGGGGCGTTCGCCTTCTTGCTGTACCCACTGAACAATGTAATCCATCCTACAGCATTGGCTGACAAACTGCTCCAGTTTCTGGGTCCTAGCTTTCTGGGGCCTATTGCAATTCTAAGGATATGGTCTTTCTGTTTGTTCTACGTTATGGCAGAACTTTGGGGAAGTGTTGTGGTTTCGGTCCTCTTTTGGGGATTTGCTAATCAG ATTACAACCGTAGATGAGGCAAAGCAGTTTTACCCTCTTTTTGGCCTGGGAGCCAACATAGCTCTGATTTTCTCAGGGCGAACTGTGAAGTACTTCTCCAATCTTCGGAAGAATCTGGGTCCTGGTGTGGATGGTTGGGCAGTCTCCTTGAAGGGAATGATGAGTATTGTGGTTGTTCTGGGGTTTACCATTTGTGGAATTTACTGGTGGGTAAATAAATATGTAGTGAATGATCCTACACTTCCCAAGGCAGTAGCTCGTAAAAAGAAG GAAAAGCCAAAGATGGGAATGATGGAAAGTTTCAAGTTCCTGCTAACTTCAAGATATGTGAGAGATCTCGCCACTCTTGTGGTTGCATATGGTATTAGCATCAACCTTGTTGAAGTGACTTGGAAATCAAAGCTGAAGGCCCag TTTCCAAGTCCAAATGAGTACTCTGCCTTCATGGGAGATTTTTCGACATGCACAGGAATCGCCACCTTCTCCATGATGTTGCTAAGCAGAGTTATATTCCGCAAGTATGGGTGGGGAGTAGCAGCTACCATTACACCAACTGTGCTGCTTGCCACAGGAGTAGCCTTCTTTGGTCTTATACTCTGTGGGGAGCCACTTGCTCCTGTACTGGGTAAATTTGGTTTGACACCTCTTTTGGCAGCAGTGTATGTTGGGGCTCTCCAAAATATTTTCAGCAAGAGTGCGAAGTACAGTTTGTTTGATCCTTGCAAAGAGATGGCCTATATTCCTCTTGATGAGGATACCAAG ATAAAGGGCAAGGCTGCAATAGATGTTGTCTGCAATCCCCTTGGAAAATCTGGAGGTGCACTGATTCAGCAATTTCTGATTTTAACCTTTGGTTCTCTTGCCAACTCTACTCCCTACCTTGGTGGCATATTGCTAGTCATAGTGTTGGCATGGTTAGCAGCTGCAAGATCATTGGACAGTCAGTTCACTCCATTGGTGAAGAAAGATCTCAAGAGTAAATATCTGGAGCGTAAGCTGTCCACAGTGACATCCAAGTTGAAAGGTTCTCTGAAAGCAAAGCAAGAGGTGGCCTATCGATTTATGAGCAGTCTCAACTCTAAGGGATTCATAGAGGGTAAATACGTACCTGTAGTGGATGGCATTCCCATTCTAAAGGAGGAGCAGGAGCAGGAGCAACAGCAAAAAGAGGATGTTGTCGAAGAGGCGAATTTAAATCTGCAACCAAAACCAACCCGAACAATTCAAGAAGAGGAAACCCTAGACAAATCAGAATCCCAAGTAAAAGCAACATCATCTAcatctgaaactgattccaatgggTATGCAATTAAAGATTCTGAGACATTGGAATCTGATTCTACCACACCAATTGCCTAA